A region of uncultured Carboxylicivirga sp. DNA encodes the following proteins:
- a CDS encoding TonB-dependent receptor, which produces MKRVIQTLLLMFMIGVGIINAQTKTITGTITDATDGSPIPGATVMVKGTTTGTITSFDGVYSLDVPAEAETLVFSFVGMKTEEVALTGQTVINIALKTESIGMEEVVVTAYGSKGAPGLKGAISVVTAKDLEQVPVATFDQMLQGKTTGLTISTGSGQPGSGNTKVRIRGNGSITASNEPLYVVDGVPIEAGAFASLNANDFETISVLKDASSTAIYGSRASAGVILITTKRGKEGKTTVNVRHQTGFSVKSQEKFEMMNTAQKLWFEEVAMAGPGWELSVNNPAYATMSSEARAYQDAELARLRSIDTDWESMFFRVGKTVSNEVNFSGGSEKTNFYVAIQNYKQEGLADRSDLDRYTGRINLDHSISEKVKFGMNTSIGLSDINRIESEGAVALMNPFAAVYLANPWETPYSEDGSFNSGKYIFNNPYLTDDQNKMFSEYGNVGSNQLDQTKYSTYNIEEIKFVGAMNLTWEILSGLTAKTQYGLDYRQTLTDRWVSPEAQSSRDLYDIYLEKGLIDPAMKGSQSKYFGRRIEATFTNTLDYKKQVAERHLISAVIGSEYNTRKVNGFNATGYGLEEKLPNSMAAMTPGNDTNGFIALFGGSESEKGMFSLFTLANYTFDDKYTFSGSLRRDGSSVFGSEYQYAILYSFGLTWDITRESFMSAYPWVDNLKFRISYGTTGNQSGISDYETYTTWGHSTYDDKGGYVLSRSGDPSLKWEIAHKFNAGFDYNLFENRLSGGFDVYNNITADLFIVQTYSSYSGIPGDSKQTNAGKMRNRGVELLVNYDLIRSKGFKWTIGTNLSYNDNEILDLGQVNEFEQGTSIIREGLPLGSHYIVKWAGVNPANGNALYYTKEGQITENYSQDDNVAEFGTYHAPFTGGFNTSVSYKGIELSTQFTFAQGVTRFNNQTYFQENPDFAQYNMSTAMLDIWRQPGDVTEIQGVHSPRQFSSKDLEDASYIRLRNLVLAYNLPPTLLKKSGFINSLRVYAQAQNLLTWTKWTGFDPEDSNNIATYEYPTPRVFSVGLDLTF; this is translated from the coding sequence ATGAAACGTGTAATACAGACGTTATTGTTAATGTTTATGATTGGAGTGGGAATAATTAATGCCCAAACCAAAACAATTACAGGAACAATAACTGATGCCACAGATGGTTCTCCTATACCCGGAGCAACTGTGATGGTAAAAGGAACGACTACGGGTACCATAACTTCGTTTGATGGTGTTTATAGCCTTGATGTTCCTGCAGAAGCTGAAACGTTAGTATTTTCCTTTGTCGGTATGAAGACAGAAGAGGTGGCTCTTACCGGTCAAACTGTTATCAATATAGCTCTTAAAACAGAATCAATTGGAATGGAAGAAGTAGTTGTTACTGCTTATGGAAGTAAAGGTGCACCCGGATTAAAAGGAGCTATTTCTGTAGTAACAGCCAAGGATCTGGAGCAGGTACCGGTAGCAACATTTGACCAGATGTTACAGGGAAAAACAACAGGTTTGACTATTTCTACAGGTTCAGGACAGCCAGGTTCAGGTAATACAAAAGTAAGGATTCGAGGAAATGGTTCAATAACAGCTTCAAATGAACCACTTTATGTAGTGGATGGAGTACCCATTGAGGCCGGTGCCTTTGCCAGTTTGAATGCCAATGATTTTGAAACGATAAGTGTATTGAAAGATGCTTCCTCAACGGCAATTTACGGTTCCAGAGCTTCGGCTGGTGTTATATTAATTACCACTAAGCGGGGTAAAGAAGGAAAGACAACAGTGAATGTACGACATCAAACAGGATTCTCGGTTAAATCACAGGAGAAATTTGAAATGATGAATACTGCACAAAAACTGTGGTTTGAAGAGGTTGCAATGGCAGGACCAGGTTGGGAACTGAGTGTTAATAATCCTGCATATGCAACGATGTCATCTGAAGCAAGAGCTTATCAGGATGCCGAATTAGCCCGATTAAGAAGTATCGATACTGATTGGGAAAGTATGTTTTTCAGAGTTGGAAAAACAGTTAGTAATGAAGTAAACTTCTCAGGTGGTAGCGAAAAAACCAACTTCTATGTAGCTATCCAGAATTATAAGCAGGAGGGCTTGGCCGATAGATCAGACCTGGATAGGTATACCGGACGAATTAACCTTGATCATAGCATTTCGGAGAAAGTTAAATTTGGAATGAATACCAGTATTGGTTTATCAGATATTAACAGAATTGAGAGTGAAGGTGCTGTTGCTCTTATGAATCCATTTGCAGCTGTCTATCTGGCCAATCCATGGGAAACACCATATTCAGAGGATGGAAGCTTTAACTCAGGAAAATATATTTTTAATAATCCTTATCTGACAGATGATCAGAATAAAATGTTTAGTGAATATGGTAATGTTGGTTCAAACCAACTTGATCAAACAAAGTATTCAACCTATAATATTGAAGAAATTAAGTTTGTTGGGGCGATGAACCTAACCTGGGAAATACTTTCAGGATTAACAGCTAAAACGCAATACGGACTGGATTACAGACAAACTTTAACGGATAGGTGGGTTAGTCCTGAAGCTCAATCTTCCAGAGATTTATACGATATTTATCTTGAGAAAGGATTGATTGATCCTGCGATGAAAGGATCGCAATCGAAGTATTTTGGTCGAAGAATTGAGGCTACATTCACCAATACACTGGATTATAAAAAACAGGTTGCAGAACGTCATTTGATTTCTGCCGTTATAGGTAGTGAGTATAACACCCGCAAGGTGAATGGTTTTAATGCAACAGGTTACGGACTGGAAGAAAAATTGCCTAACTCAATGGCAGCAATGACTCCCGGTAATGACACCAATGGCTTTATCGCTTTATTTGGAGGAAGTGAATCAGAAAAGGGTATGTTCTCGCTCTTCACTTTGGCAAATTATACCTTTGATGACAAATATACCTTCAGTGGTAGCTTACGTAGAGATGGATCTTCAGTATTTGGATCCGAATATCAGTATGCGATTCTTTATTCATTTGGATTAACCTGGGATATTACCCGCGAAAGCTTTATGTCTGCATACCCATGGGTTGATAACTTAAAGTTCAGAATAAGTTATGGTACAACGGGTAATCAATCCGGTATATCTGATTACGAAACTTACACAACATGGGGGCATTCAACATATGATGATAAAGGAGGATATGTTTTAAGTCGTTCAGGTGACCCTTCACTAAAGTGGGAGATAGCACATAAGTTTAATGCTGGTTTTGATTATAATCTTTTTGAAAACAGATTGAGTGGGGGCTTTGATGTCTACAATAACATTACGGCCGACTTATTTATTGTTCAAACCTACTCTTCATACTCAGGTATTCCAGGTGATAGTAAACAAACCAATGCCGGTAAAATGCGAAACAGGGGTGTTGAATTATTGGTGAACTATGATCTGATAAGAAGTAAAGGATTTAAATGGACAATCGGAACCAATTTATCTTATAACGATAATGAGATTCTGGATCTGGGGCAGGTGAATGAGTTCGAACAAGGAACTTCAATCATTCGCGAAGGTCTGCCATTAGGTTCACATTACATTGTTAAATGGGCAGGTGTTAACCCTGCTAACGGTAACGCATTGTATTATACAAAAGAGGGACAAATAACAGAAAACTACAGTCAGGATGATAACGTAGCTGAATTTGGAACTTATCATGCTCCGTTTACAGGTGGTTTTAACACGAGCGTAAGCTACAAAGGAATAGAACTAAGTACACAATTTACATTTGCCCAGGGTGTAACACGATTTAATAACCAAACTTATTTCCAGGAAAATCCGGATTTTGCACAGTATAATATGTCAACTGCCATGCTGGATATATGGCGTCAGCCGGGTGATGTAACAGAAATACAAGGGGTACATTCTCCTCGTCAGTTTTCATCCAAGGATCTTGAAGATGCCTCTTATATCCGATTGAGAAATTTGGTGCTGGCTTATAATCTGCCACCCACCTTGTTGAAGAAGTCAGGATTCATAAATTCATTACGTGTGTATGCTCAAGCTCAGAACCTGCTTACATGGACTAAATGGACAGGTTTTGATCCGGAAGACAGCAACAATATCGCCACATATGAATATCCTACACCAAGAGTATTTTCAGTTGGTTTGGATCTTACATTTTAA
- a CDS encoding S8 family serine peptidase, which yields MKFTYIQRILITIALSLSIAGGLLAQEFVDGKMKGAIRVKLNSTLQANLKSIKTTKNGVETGIVAFDAVSSQVSAVQMNRVFRYSPKFEQRHQESGLHLWYEIEFDPNLDPSEVAKQYAQLSEVSVASVIPQVKLIESEVVSSSVSESSVSAFNDPFLGNQWHYNNDGSASWAEQGADINLAKAWEIETGSPDVIVAIIDGGIQTDHPDLKDALWTNEAELNGIEGIDDDGNGFVDDIHGYNFCLKQSELVTHYHGTHVAGTVGAVSNNGSGVAGIAGGNGSEPGVKLMSCQIFTEDGAAGGYAEAIIYAADMGAVIGQNSWGWSGNDVYDPVVLEALDYFHANAGSYAGSPMKGGVSVFAAGNLGYELNIYPAAYEPCIAVASIGPDFKRAPYSVYGDWVDICAPGGNTSLGKEAGIMSTYRDAGYAYLQGTSMACPHVSGIAALVVSKFKGPDFTADQLKQHLLTSVHDVESHQTEEFTKGKLGNGYIDAFMALQSGDASVVPNRVNDLTVETAQDFATLFWSVVEDADDGKAVSYNLYWSKEPFTEANLQTAGSVVVNSFFSNVGDEITYSINNLDAQTDYYFAIKAFDRWGNGSELSEVLTARTNNGPEIVMGDEVLLDIDVKQNAAATDIFSFSNTGEGILNWYAHIGLDSLDLIPFNFSAPVYPSFNPDPVLTGVGSDGIIVDGKVAAPFYESIDERMRYVEYSTNATKIIGENDTTITNSAATYYKVDAEEGFNLTHMWLSLKVDPKTGPIVVEIWKGPVLREAELISAQNYTTKTAYWTSHYVQLEEQIHFDKGEVYWTVVHIPSGNLYPLGIAEETSEEYSERCFMSFNGGASWEPLQSVINQEKYVWSWVMQSTINDLGNYMTIAPEEGSLKTGESQDLSLNIDATNLIDGYYEENIVIRSNDPKNRIARGKVKFNVTGHEPKLNSVKTVDFGNIFVGANKTLDIQIANEGLRGYQLLKNGYTSSLPDVFIANQVVSGENIPALSEGWVRVTFSPAAEGVFNATISLINDQGYSYQFSVHGVAVIPAEIVVSDSASGTDEVTIEGDLTVGDAIANRIFTISNNGKYPLHYKVPKFAPDYEVEGLAKPTNNFGYTYDYVLTDQHPDGSTTADKIAAHNWVDISSTGTRIDDQLRGPDYAIETEIGFSFPFRDRFYNKVWINEQGALVFDEDGNKNLDYVSGSSISNPQWLRDFDMITATMMRPEYSDNSAIYYLQEDGMFRVFYKNIKFGGTSVGVDMQIVLHASGDVDVLFYKSVYLASYLIAIVDKENQDVSLIHNSDYPVLFSKGTTSNSYHDYFHFYHPGENMIANVTNPSGTVQPGESVDLEVEFNTAGVLQDSIYERLAIVSNDPNTPMAKYTVNASFVAGGTAVLTADKTVLDFGDVMKTDDVEMIALLTNSGTADISVTNIAMSTADKFTTTKSAEVPLVVKARQSLHIPVKINSGIQSETAFGVIEDVMTITDETGVTFDISLRGNIIENPIIRVTPETGISHTLNSGELFDTQITVYNDGDGELEYAVVPTNWYYLKESSVANPTEVKDFDYVFVKGDGAGWTDITESAANTNLESRFLDDDLAYFTLPLKNQYPYYGAQYDTLYIGLMGWVSFIEPQIEHWSARPVMVPNVDNIPGAISPMAAFHVPYYYSRSQKQGVYYQEEDDRVIVSWEDFYPVAGGRLEYSFQLIIHDNGRIDFNYRNLDNPSIATVIGVEHPNEEEGVLMWYDYMPSENVKMSYTVSPVVKQKLAPQSSTVVDLVLDATELYDGIYSSHLRVINNTVGESDVLIPMELTVNGTPEIEVIGNNVGQVWYVEGETYEREFTIRNKGTKTVYLSSGQMTANPELTVSYKHAPVYNRFGWVVVEEGLIPLNEFVGKEVYFNIGRETVLVADGTELAPGDEWTMVLQYTPATAGQSTTTLKLIDTDLSEALVSTLTIESKMPPAITVGDEVITVNADIDTYTTSRDLVIGNVNGSGLLEWNIGLVFNRGKEIDITSLTSPMNITSSTVPLNQGIASTGDIRLKSTTADNYNRTVSYTDATSKNNNIGFGAGLAFISGTRFQAPSEGFLLSHIETFYIRESVLNGVISVEIRAGGNNISDAITVGKGQISLAFDNADPDKGEFVTVELNEPVFIYPNENFYVIVTYPLGVSKPQGVVFSELENIESDRFFFNYQGDWFDMYTQNGFQNMVFMVKAHEMTYEQRTWLSIDQTEMNGTTSVGGQSTVKLNFAASYAQEVRNNAQLMIFNNDPLNDTMIVDVNLLMNEAPFVELIAGNQKVEENQTSTLKFSVHDNEGDTFTNEFVSDVDWITFTNNTSEVIVNISPDYNSQGVHSFQIISKDEHGVERSQPFEVQVINVNWSPELTNAVSDTTVVWEHGDFELVFTDLITDVDNDVMTYSIEVEDENVLELLFNNDRAILKPVMIGSSLIKVSGRDQYGAKVEGSFTINVIHRTAIDDNEMPGIKVYPNPATDFIQINWDNNQEGEVIIRLLNASAEVIIKDVMMVDSSAPYSLDISNLAKGFYMLEVISEEKTYTKKIIKQ from the coding sequence ATGAAATTTACATATATACAACGCATTCTAATAACTATCGCACTGAGCTTAAGTATTGCTGGTGGATTGTTGGCACAGGAATTTGTAGACGGAAAAATGAAAGGTGCTATTCGCGTTAAATTGAATTCGACTCTACAAGCTAATCTTAAAAGTATAAAAACTACCAAAAATGGAGTTGAAACTGGTATTGTTGCATTTGATGCTGTTTCAAGTCAGGTTTCGGCAGTTCAAATGAATAGGGTTTTTCGCTATTCTCCAAAGTTTGAACAGCGACACCAGGAGAGCGGACTTCATTTGTGGTACGAAATTGAATTTGATCCTAACCTGGATCCTTCAGAAGTGGCAAAACAATATGCTCAGCTTTCCGAAGTTTCTGTTGCTTCTGTGATACCACAAGTTAAATTAATCGAAAGCGAGGTTGTTAGTTCAAGTGTATCCGAAAGCAGTGTGTCTGCATTTAATGACCCTTTTTTGGGCAACCAGTGGCATTACAATAATGATGGATCAGCATCGTGGGCTGAGCAAGGAGCTGACATTAATCTGGCCAAAGCCTGGGAGATAGAAACCGGATCGCCCGATGTTATTGTTGCTATTATAGATGGGGGTATTCAAACAGATCATCCCGACTTAAAAGATGCTTTGTGGACAAATGAGGCTGAATTGAATGGAATTGAGGGTATTGATGATGATGGTAACGGATTTGTTGATGATATTCATGGCTATAACTTTTGTTTGAAGCAAAGTGAACTTGTAACGCATTATCATGGAACACACGTAGCCGGTACAGTTGGTGCGGTTAGTAACAATGGTAGCGGTGTTGCAGGTATTGCAGGTGGTAACGGTAGTGAACCAGGAGTTAAACTTATGTCGTGCCAAATCTTTACTGAAGATGGTGCAGCTGGTGGTTATGCTGAAGCAATTATTTATGCGGCCGACATGGGAGCCGTTATTGGTCAGAACTCATGGGGTTGGAGTGGTAATGATGTTTATGATCCTGTTGTGCTGGAAGCCCTGGATTATTTCCATGCTAATGCAGGTTCATATGCCGGTAGCCCAATGAAAGGTGGAGTGTCTGTTTTTGCCGCCGGTAACCTAGGTTATGAACTGAATATTTATCCAGCTGCTTATGAACCGTGTATTGCAGTGGCTTCTATTGGTCCTGATTTTAAAAGAGCACCCTATTCAGTGTATGGCGATTGGGTTGATATTTGTGCGCCAGGAGGAAATACCTCATTAGGCAAGGAAGCCGGGATTATGAGTACTTACCGTGATGCTGGTTATGCTTATTTGCAGGGAACTTCTATGGCTTGTCCGCATGTATCCGGTATTGCAGCTTTGGTGGTTTCTAAATTTAAAGGCCCTGATTTTACGGCAGATCAACTAAAACAGCACTTATTAACCTCAGTTCATGACGTGGAGAGTCATCAGACAGAAGAATTCACCAAAGGTAAATTAGGTAATGGTTATATTGATGCTTTCATGGCTCTTCAATCGGGCGATGCATCAGTGGTACCAAACCGGGTTAATGACCTGACCGTTGAAACAGCACAGGATTTTGCAACACTTTTCTGGAGTGTGGTGGAAGATGCTGATGATGGAAAGGCTGTAAGTTATAATCTTTACTGGAGCAAGGAGCCTTTTACAGAGGCTAACCTACAAACAGCCGGTTCAGTAGTAGTCAATTCATTTTTTAGCAATGTAGGAGATGAAATTACATATAGCATAAACAACCTTGATGCTCAAACCGATTATTATTTTGCCATTAAGGCATTTGACCGGTGGGGAAACGGTTCTGAACTATCGGAGGTGTTAACGGCAAGAACCAATAATGGACCTGAAATTGTAATGGGTGATGAGGTGTTATTGGATATAGACGTTAAACAAAATGCAGCAGCAACCGATATTTTTAGTTTTAGCAATACAGGCGAAGGAATATTAAACTGGTATGCACACATTGGCCTTGACAGTCTGGATCTGATTCCTTTTAATTTCTCAGCGCCGGTTTATCCTTCTTTCAATCCTGATCCGGTTCTGACTGGAGTAGGTTCTGATGGTATAATAGTTGACGGAAAAGTGGCTGCTCCTTTTTATGAGTCTATTGATGAACGGATGCGCTATGTGGAGTATTCAACCAATGCGACTAAGATAATTGGCGAAAACGATACCACAATCACCAATTCTGCAGCAACCTACTATAAAGTTGATGCAGAAGAAGGGTTTAATCTAACTCATATGTGGTTAAGCCTGAAAGTGGATCCTAAAACGGGGCCCATCGTAGTTGAAATCTGGAAAGGACCGGTTCTGAGAGAAGCGGAATTAATTTCTGCTCAGAATTACACTACAAAAACAGCTTACTGGACTTCTCATTATGTGCAGCTCGAAGAGCAGATACATTTTGATAAAGGCGAGGTTTACTGGACAGTGGTTCATATACCTTCAGGTAACCTGTATCCATTAGGTATAGCAGAAGAAACCTCAGAGGAGTATTCCGAACGTTGTTTTATGAGTTTCAACGGAGGGGCTTCGTGGGAACCGTTACAGTCGGTCATCAATCAGGAAAAGTATGTATGGTCGTGGGTGATGCAAAGTACAATTAACGATTTGGGTAACTATATGACCATTGCTCCAGAAGAAGGTTCACTTAAAACAGGCGAATCACAGGATCTTTCTTTAAATATTGATGCCACCAACCTGATTGATGGTTATTATGAGGAAAATATAGTGATTCGTTCTAACGATCCTAAGAATAGAATCGCCAGAGGCAAAGTGAAATTTAATGTTACTGGTCACGAACCAAAGCTAAATTCAGTAAAGACCGTTGATTTTGGTAATATCTTTGTTGGAGCGAATAAAACTTTGGATATCCAGATTGCCAACGAGGGATTGAGAGGATACCAGTTGCTCAAAAACGGATATACTTCTTCATTACCCGATGTGTTTATTGCCAACCAGGTAGTAAGTGGAGAAAACATACCGGCACTTTCCGAAGGGTGGGTGCGAGTTACTTTTTCACCTGCAGCTGAAGGTGTGTTCAACGCCACTATCAGCCTGATAAACGATCAGGGATATTCGTATCAGTTTTCGGTTCATGGTGTGGCAGTAATCCCAGCTGAAATTGTTGTATCTGATTCAGCTTCAGGAACAGATGAGGTAACCATTGAGGGAGATCTGACGGTTGGCGATGCAATAGCTAACCGTATCTTTACCATTTCGAACAACGGTAAATACCCCTTACACTACAAGGTGCCTAAGTTTGCTCCTGACTATGAAGTAGAAGGTTTGGCCAAGCCAACCAATAACTTCGGATATACCTATGATTATGTGCTAACAGACCAACATCCGGACGGTTCAACAACTGCAGATAAAATAGCAGCTCATAACTGGGTTGATATCAGCAGCACAGGCACACGTATCGATGATCAGTTACGTGGTCCGGACTATGCCATTGAGACCGAAATCGGATTCTCATTCCCATTTCGTGATCGTTTTTACAATAAGGTATGGATTAACGAACAAGGTGCGCTGGTTTTTGATGAAGATGGCAATAAGAATCTGGATTATGTTTCAGGATCATCTATAAGTAATCCCCAGTGGTTGCGCGATTTCGATATGATTACAGCAACCATGATGCGTCCGGAATACTCGGATAATTCAGCCATCTATTATCTTCAGGAAGATGGTATGTTCCGAGTGTTCTATAAAAACATAAAATTTGGTGGCACCAGCGTGGGTGTTGATATGCAGATTGTGTTGCATGCCAGTGGCGATGTGGATGTATTGTTTTATAAATCTGTTTATTTGGCATCTTACCTTATCGCCATTGTAGATAAGGAAAACCAGGATGTATCCTTAATTCATAATAGTGATTATCCAGTGCTTTTCTCAAAAGGAACAACATCTAATTCATATCACGATTACTTTCATTTCTATCATCCTGGTGAAAATATGATAGCTAATGTGACCAACCCTTCAGGTACGGTTCAACCAGGTGAATCAGTTGATTTGGAAGTTGAGTTTAATACCGCAGGTGTACTTCAGGATTCAATTTATGAGAGACTTGCTATCGTTAGTAACGATCCGAATACACCAATGGCCAAATATACGGTTAATGCCAGTTTCGTAGCCGGCGGTACAGCTGTTTTAACGGCTGATAAGACTGTTCTTGATTTTGGTGATGTGATGAAAACTGATGACGTTGAGATGATTGCTTTGCTAACTAACTCAGGAACTGCTGATATAAGTGTAACGAATATTGCAATGTCCACTGCAGATAAATTCACTACAACTAAATCGGCTGAAGTACCACTGGTGGTTAAGGCTCGTCAGTCACTGCATATTCCTGTTAAAATAAATTCTGGTATTCAGTCAGAAACGGCTTTCGGAGTGATTGAGGATGTAATGACTATTACAGATGAGACAGGAGTAACCTTTGATATTAGTTTAAGAGGAAATATAATTGAAAATCCGATTATACGTGTTACTCCTGAGACAGGTATTTCTCATACCCTGAATTCTGGAGAATTGTTTGATACGCAGATAACAGTCTATAATGATGGAGACGGTGAACTTGAATATGCTGTGGTTCCAACGAACTGGTATTACCTGAAGGAATCGTCAGTAGCAAACCCGACCGAGGTCAAAGATTTTGATTATGTTTTTGTAAAAGGAGATGGTGCAGGATGGACTGATATTACAGAATCTGCTGCAAATACTAATTTGGAATCAAGATTTCTGGATGATGATCTTGCGTATTTTACCTTGCCACTGAAAAACCAATACCCATATTACGGGGCTCAATACGATACCTTATACATAGGTTTAATGGGTTGGGTATCATTTATTGAGCCCCAAATTGAACATTGGTCAGCTCGACCTGTGATGGTTCCTAATGTAGACAATATTCCGGGAGCTATTTCTCCAATGGCAGCCTTTCATGTACCGTATTACTATTCGCGCTCACAAAAGCAGGGTGTTTATTATCAGGAAGAAGATGATCGTGTTATCGTCTCATGGGAAGATTTTTATCCGGTAGCAGGTGGCCGTCTGGAATACAGTTTCCAGTTAATCATTCATGATAATGGTCGCATTGATTTCAACTATCGTAATCTGGATAATCCTAGTATAGCAACTGTTATTGGTGTTGAGCATCCAAATGAAGAAGAAGGAGTGTTGATGTGGTACGACTATATGCCGAGTGAAAATGTAAAAATGTCATATACTGTATCTCCGGTTGTGAAGCAAAAACTGGCTCCACAATCATCAACCGTTGTGGATTTAGTTTTGGATGCCACTGAATTATACGATGGTATTTATTCATCTCATCTAAGAGTGATTAACAATACAGTTGGTGAATCTGATGTGTTAATCCCTATGGAATTAACTGTTAATGGCACTCCTGAAATTGAAGTGATAGGAAATAATGTCGGTCAGGTTTGGTACGTTGAAGGCGAGACTTATGAACGTGAATTTACCATTCGAAATAAAGGAACAAAGACAGTTTATTTAAGTAGTGGTCAAATGACAGCCAACCCAGAACTGACTGTAAGCTATAAACATGCACCAGTATATAACCGATTTGGTTGGGTAGTGGTTGAGGAAGGACTAATTCCTTTGAATGAGTTTGTTGGTAAGGAAGTTTACTTCAACATTGGTCGTGAAACGGTTTTAGTGGCTGATGGAACAGAGCTGGCTCCTGGAGACGAATGGACCATGGTATTACAATACACCCCAGCCACAGCAGGTCAGTCGACAACTACCTTAAAACTGATCGATACTGATTTATCAGAAGCACTTGTTTCTACTCTGACAATTGAGAGTAAAATGCCTCCTGCAATTACAGTTGGTGACGAAGTGATTACGGTTAATGCCGACATCGATACCTATACCACTTCAAGAGATTTAGTGATTGGAAATGTTAACGGATCAGGTTTATTAGAGTGGAATATTGGCCTGGTTTTCAATCGGGGTAAAGAGATTGATATTACATCATTAACTTCACCAATGAATATAACTTCAAGTACAGTTCCGTTGAATCAGGGAATTGCTTCAACAGGTGATATTCGACTTAAATCAACTACAGCTGATAATTATAACCGCACAGTTAGCTATACCGATGCCACTTCAAAAAATAATAACATTGGTTTCGGTGCAGGACTGGCTTTTATATCAGGAACCAGGTTTCAGGCACCATCTGAAGGATTTTTATTATCACACATCGAAACCTTCTACATACGCGAATCGGTTTTAAATGGTGTTATAAGTGTTGAGATAAGGGCAGGTGGAAATAATATCAGCGATGCTATAACAGTTGGTAAAGGACAGATAAGCTTAGCCTTTGATAATGCCGATCCGGATAAGGGCGAATTTGTCACTGTTGAGCTGAATGAACCGGTGTTTATCTATCCGAATGAGAACTTCTATGTGATAGTTACTTACCCTCTAGGAGTATCAAAACCTCAAGGAGTTGTATTTAGCGAGCTGGAGAATATTGAGTCGGATCGATTCTTCTTCAACTATCAGGGTGACTGGTTTGATATGTATACCCAGAACGGATTTCAGAACATGGTATTTATGGTAAAGGCTCATGAGATGACATATGAGCAAAGAACCTGGTTAAGCATTGATCAAACTGAAATGAATGGAACAACATCGGTTGGTGGACAGTCAACTGTGAAATTAAATTTCGCAGCATCCTATGCCCAGGAGGTTAGAAATAATGCTCAACTGATGATTTTCAACAACGATCCATTGAATGATACCATGATAGTGGATGTTAATCTCTTGATGAATGAAGCTCCGTTTGTAGAGTTGATAGCAGGCAATCAGAAAGTTGAAGAGAATCAGACAAGCACTTTAAAATTTTCAGTGCATGATAATGAGGGAGACACATTCACAAATGAGTTTGTAAGTGATGTCGACTGGATCACTTTTACAAATAATACATCAGAGGTGATTGTAAATATTAGTCCGGATTATAACTCTCAAGGTGTTCATTCTTTCCAGATAATTTCCAAGGATGAACATGGTGTGGAACGAAGTCAGCCTTTCGAGGTTCAGGTTATTAATGTTAATTGGTCACCTGAATTAACAAATGCAGTGAGTGATACAACAGTTGTATGGGAACATGGTGATTTTGAATTGGTATTCACTGATTTAATTACCGATGTGGATAACGATGTGATGACCTATTCAATTGAGGTGGAAGATGAAAATGTACTGGAACTATTATTTAATAACGACAGGGCAATACTTAAACCTGTTATGATTGGATCTTCACTAATTAAAGTGTCAGGGCGCGACCAATATGGTGCTAAAGTAGAAGGATCGTTCACCATTAATGTGATTCATCGAACTGCAATTGATGATAATGAGATGCCTGGAATAAAAGTTTATCCTAATCCGGCAACTGATTTTATCCAAATTAATTGGGATAACAATCAGGAAGGTGAAGTTATTATTCGCTTGTTAAATGCTTCAGCTGAGGTGATTATAAAAGATGTTATGATGGTTGATTCATCCGCTCCGTATAGTCTTGATATCTCTAATTTGGCCAAGGGTTTTTATATGCTTGAGGTTATTTCAGAAGAAAAAACATATACGAAGAAAATAATTAAGCAATAA